One window of the Bacteroidales bacterium genome contains the following:
- the nrfD gene encoding polysulfide reductase NrfD translates to MKEFDHLYDALSKVDGFIYPNEIELSWSLGIVLYPYITGLVAGAFILASLNRVFNVKALKPTYVISLLTALAFMLVATMPLITHLGKPFRFYEIMITPHLTSAMAIFGFVYIWYLMVVLLLEIWYDYRADMVIWAKESKGLKKIMYKILTLGITDISPKALKLDKKLGYIVTVIGIPSAFLLHGYVGFIFGSVKANPWWSTVMMPVIFLFSAMVSGIALVMLVYMLLSYIRKVKLDMLAVDTIAKFLFYALIIDFVLEGLDQVHRIYEAEESFEIISLLVSGKLNITLLIMQVSLGMLVPMVTLAVLQFYKPKAKIRQIIYLTIGTLVLVGIFFMRWNVVIGGQLFSKSFYGFTSFKLGLIGMEGALMGIFWLIIPFVILGFLLWLFPPWKKSKELESIADSD, encoded by the coding sequence ATGAAAGAATTTGATCATTTATACGATGCATTGTCAAAAGTTGACGGTTTTATTTATCCGAATGAAATAGAATTAAGTTGGTCGCTCGGAATTGTTCTGTATCCTTATATAACCGGGTTAGTTGCAGGAGCATTTATTTTAGCTTCTTTGAATAGGGTTTTTAATGTGAAAGCATTAAAGCCGACTTATGTTATATCATTATTAACAGCCTTAGCCTTTATGTTGGTGGCAACAATGCCTTTAATAACACATTTAGGGAAACCTTTTAGGTTCTATGAAATTATGATAACGCCGCATTTAACATCTGCAATGGCAATTTTCGGGTTTGTATATATTTGGTATTTGATGGTTGTTTTACTTTTAGAAATTTGGTATGATTATCGTGCAGATATGGTAATATGGGCAAAAGAAAGCAAAGGGCTGAAGAAGATTATGTACAAAATACTTACCTTAGGTATAACAGATATTTCTCCTAAAGCATTGAAACTAGATAAAAAACTTGGGTATATTGTTACGGTTATCGGTATTCCGTCAGCATTTTTATTGCACGGATATGTCGGCTTTATTTTTGGTTCTGTAAAGGCAAATCCTTGGTGGTCAACTGTTATGATGCCGGTTATATTCTTATTTTCGGCAATGGTTTCAGGAATAGCACTTGTAATGCTTGTGTATATGCTGCTTTCGTACATCAGGAAAGTAAAGCTTGATATGTTAGCTGTTGATACAATTGCTAAATTTTTGTTTTATGCATTAATTATTGATTTTGTTTTAGAAGGTTTAGATCAAGTACATCGTATTTATGAAGCTGAAGAATCATTTGAAATAATATCTTTGTTAGTTTCCGGAAAACTGAATATTACTTTGCTTATTATGCAAGTTTCTTTAGGAATGCTTGTTCCTATGGTAACATTAGCTGTTCTTCAGTTCTATAAACCAAAAGCAAAAATCAGACAAATCATATATTTAACTATCGGAACATTAGTTTTAGTCGGTATCTTCTTTATGAGATGGAATGTTGTTATAGGAGGTCAACTTTTTTCAAAAAGTTTTTACGGGTTTACCAGCTTTAAATTAGGACTTATAGGAATGGAGGGTGCTCTAATGGGAATTTTTTGGCTTATTATTCCGTTTGTTATTTTAGGATTTCTGTTATGGTTATTTCCTCCGTGGAAAAAATCTAAAGAGCTTGAAAGTATTGCTGATTCTGATTAA
- a CDS encoding inorganic pyrophosphatase, which translates to MQKKALDPIGTLMGLRYKSHPWHGIEIGENSPEIVTSFIEMVPTDTVKYEVDKTSGYLTIDRPQKFSSILPALYGFIPQTYCGNQLAEVSREKLKRPEIIGDGDPLDICILTEKEITHGDILVQARPIGGFRMIDGNEADDKIIAVLKGDAVYGDYKDISDCPKAVVDRLKHYFLTYKDMPGKHKHRCEITHTYNKEEAYDLIVRSERDYRNFIERTLFEQ; encoded by the coding sequence ATGCAAAAAAAAGCACTTGATCCGATTGGAACCTTAATGGGTTTAAGATATAAATCTCATCCTTGGCACGGCATTGAAATAGGAGAAAATTCACCCGAAATAGTGACAAGTTTTATTGAAATGGTTCCTACGGATACGGTTAAATATGAAGTAGATAAGACAAGCGGTTACCTGACAATTGACAGACCGCAAAAGTTTTCAAGTATTTTACCTGCCTTATATGGTTTTATTCCGCAAACATATTGCGGAAATCAACTTGCCGAAGTAAGCAGAGAAAAATTAAAAAGACCTGAGATAATTGGTGACGGCGACCCCTTAGATATTTGTATTCTTACAGAAAAGGAAATCACACACGGTGATATTTTGGTACAGGCAAGACCTATAGGAGGATTTAGAATGATAGACGGAAATGAAGCTGACGATAAAATTATTGCGGTTTTAAAAGGTGATGCCGTTTACGGAGATTATAAAGATATAAGTGATTGCCCGAAAGCAGTAGTTGACAGATTGAAACATTATTTTTTAACATACAAAGATATGCCGGGTAAACATAAACACAGATGTGAGATAACCCATACTTATAATAAAGAAGAGGCATATGATTTAATCGTTCGCTCAGAAAGAGATTACAGAAATTTTATCGAGAGAACTTTATTTGAACAATAA
- a CDS encoding ABC-F family ATP-binding cassette domain-containing protein, translated as MTYLQVENLSKSYGNKTLFENISFVINKKDKCALIAKNGAGKTTLLNIITGNDIADSGKSGLNKDISTAYLIQEPVFEGSKTVIDQVFESSDKISKIIKDYEQAMLSEDESMIQKAVETMDREDAWDFEREIKLILTKLKITDFEKKVSVLSGGQRKRLALANVLLSKPDFIILDEPTNHLDFEMIEWLEEYLAKSEITVFLVTHDRYFLDKVCNVILEIDDNQIFRYKGNYLHYLKKRTERIEITNANIEKAKNLLIKESKWMNRQPQARATKAKSRIDNFYKIKEDANKKIDTQAVSIDVEGKRLGKKLIDIYNIKKSYDKLNLVNDFSYKFVKGEKIGIFGNNGVGKSTFLNILTNKVQPDSGYLETGETVSVGFFEQSSVNNLDENKHLIEVIKDIAEVISLGKNHEISAGQFAEYFLFPRSMHYNYVSQLSGGEKRRLYLMTVLMKNPNFLILDEPTNDLDIMTLNVLEDYLRKFKGTVIIVSHDRYFLDKVAETLFIFEGNGIIKNFPGNYSAYNHYLINKEKEKKREKSAENKISSNKKHTEKKQKLTYKERFEFEQLESELKTLGNEKNNIEEYINTGNFEDNKLAEKSKRLIFIKELIDDKEMRWLELSENL; from the coding sequence ATGACTTATTTACAGGTTGAAAATCTTTCCAAATCATACGGGAATAAGACACTATTTGAAAACATTTCTTTTGTAATAAATAAAAAAGATAAATGTGCATTAATTGCAAAAAACGGTGCCGGAAAAACTACTTTACTGAATATAATAACGGGAAATGATATTGCAGATTCAGGAAAATCCGGCTTAAACAAAGATATTTCGACGGCATATTTAATACAAGAGCCGGTTTTTGAAGGAAGCAAAACAGTTATTGATCAAGTTTTTGAATCTTCTGATAAAATTTCAAAAATTATCAAAGACTACGAACAAGCTATGTTGTCAGAAGATGAAAGTATGATACAGAAAGCTGTTGAAACAATGGACAGAGAAGATGCTTGGGACTTTGAACGAGAAATAAAATTAATTCTCACAAAATTGAAAATTACTGATTTTGAGAAAAAAGTAAGTGTTTTATCCGGCGGGCAAAGAAAACGTTTGGCATTAGCAAATGTTTTATTAAGCAAACCTGATTTTATAATTTTGGATGAACCTACAAATCATCTTGATTTCGAGATGATTGAATGGCTTGAAGAATACTTGGCAAAATCTGAAATAACTGTATTTTTAGTTACACACGACAGGTATTTTTTAGATAAGGTTTGTAATGTAATATTAGAAATTGATGATAATCAAATATTCAGATACAAAGGAAATTACTTACATTATTTAAAGAAAAGAACTGAAAGAATTGAAATAACTAATGCAAATATTGAAAAGGCAAAGAACTTATTAATAAAAGAAAGCAAATGGATGAACCGCCAACCGCAAGCAAGAGCAACAAAAGCTAAAAGTCGGATTGATAATTTTTATAAAATAAAAGAAGATGCAAATAAGAAAATTGATACTCAGGCTGTAAGTATTGATGTTGAGGGAAAACGTTTGGGAAAGAAATTAATTGATATATACAATATTAAAAAAAGTTATGATAAACTGAATTTGGTAAATGACTTTTCTTATAAATTCGTAAAAGGTGAGAAAATTGGTATTTTTGGGAATAACGGAGTAGGGAAGAGTACATTTTTAAATATATTAACGAATAAAGTACAACCGGACAGCGGTTATTTGGAAACAGGAGAAACAGTTTCTGTCGGTTTTTTTGAGCAATCATCAGTTAATAATTTAGATGAGAATAAACATTTAATTGAAGTAATAAAAGATATAGCAGAGGTTATTTCATTAGGTAAAAACCATGAAATATCAGCGGGTCAATTTGCAGAGTATTTTTTATTTCCTCGAAGTATGCATTATAATTATGTATCTCAATTAAGCGGAGGAGAAAAACGCAGATTATATTTAATGACGGTTTTAATGAAAAATCCGAATTTTTTAATTTTGGATGAGCCTACTAATGATTTGGATATAATGACTTTAAATGTATTGGAAGATTACCTCAGAAAATTTAAAGGAACAGTAATAATTGTGTCTCACGACAGATATTTTCTTGACAAAGTTGCAGAAACTTTATTTATATTCGAAGGAAACGGTATAATTAAAAACTTCCCGGGGAATTATTCCGCATATAATCATTATTTGATTAATAAAGAAAAAGAGAAAAAAAGAGAAAAGTCGGCTGAGAATAAAATAAGTTCAAATAAAAAACATACAGAAAAAAAGCAAAAATTAACTTATAAAGAAAGATTTGAGTTTGAACAACTTGAAAGTGAGTTGAAAACATTAGGGAATGAAAAAAACAATATTGAAGAATACATTAATACAGGAAATTTTGAAGATAATAAGTTAGCAGAAAAATCGAAGAGGCTTATATTTATAAAAGAATTAATTGATGATAAAGAAATGCGATGGCTTGAATTAAGTGAAAATTTATAG
- a CDS encoding 4Fe-4S dicluster domain-containing protein, whose product MKTKKEEKKSRREFLKAAGIGIGGVFAATVLQPFTAVLYASKEPEGAGPWYGIAIDIEKCIGCGSCARACKNENDVPREPFYFRSWVEQYTIKNDGEIKVESPNGGIDGFTQSVPDEDIFKSFFVPKMCNHCSQAPCVQVCPVGATFETDDGIVLVDQNYCIGCRYCVQACPYGARYVHPEKNVVDKCTLCYHRLKKGLNPACMDACPTGARIFGDLRDKEGELFKFLKEHTCHVLKSHLNTGSKLFYNSLNQEVR is encoded by the coding sequence ATGAAAACAAAAAAAGAAGAGAAAAAATCAAGACGTGAATTTTTAAAAGCTGCCGGAATAGGAATCGGCGGAGTATTTGCTGCAACTGTTTTACAGCCGTTTACAGCTGTTTTATATGCATCAAAAGAACCTGAAGGTGCAGGACCGTGGTACGGTATAGCTATTGATATAGAAAAATGTATCGGTTGCGGAAGCTGTGCAAGAGCTTGTAAAAATGAAAATGATGTTCCGCGTGAGCCGTTTTATTTCCGATCTTGGGTTGAACAATATACAATAAAAAATGACGGAGAAATAAAAGTTGAGTCTCCGAACGGAGGAATAGACGGGTTTACTCAATCAGTTCCAGATGAAGATATTTTTAAATCATTCTTTGTTCCTAAAATGTGTAATCACTGTTCGCAAGCACCCTGTGTTCAGGTGTGTCCGGTAGGAGCTACATTTGAAACTGACGACGGTATTGTTCTCGTTGATCAAAACTACTGCATAGGTTGCCGATATTGTGTGCAAGCTTGTCCGTACGGGGCTCGTTATGTTCACCCTGAAAAAAATGTAGTTGATAAATGTACATTATGTTATCACAGATTAAAAAAAGGACTAAATCCTGCTTGTATGGATGCGTGTCCGACAGGTGCAAGAATATTCGGCGATTTACGAGATAAAGAAGGAGAGTTGTTTAAATTTTTGAAAGAACATACTTGCCATGTTTTAAAATCACACCTGAATACCGGGAGTAAGTTATTTTATAATTCATTAAATCAAGAGGTTAGGTAA